A genome region from Nitrospira sp. includes the following:
- a CDS encoding tetratricopeptide repeat protein codes for MRVLVWAATVTMALVGCAGQHKVELRPLHAAAGTSVAVSQQLEQGNQLFAQQDWAGARQVYVATITADQTLAEAHYNLGLTLERLGEKAEAKKHYVAAANLAPGNKVIWDAPPLRKYDSDIGLDRKSWMDANPK; via the coding sequence ATGAGGGTGCTCGTGTGGGCGGCAACGGTAACGATGGCGCTGGTCGGGTGTGCCGGCCAACACAAGGTGGAATTGCGGCCGCTGCATGCAGCGGCGGGGACCAGCGTTGCGGTGAGTCAGCAGTTGGAACAGGGCAATCAGTTGTTCGCACAACAAGATTGGGCTGGAGCCCGACAGGTGTATGTGGCGACGATCACAGCCGACCAGACTCTGGCGGAAGCGCACTACAATCTGGGGTTGACGCTGGAGCGATTGGGAGAGAAAGCCGAGGCCAAGAAGCACTATGTCGCCGCGGCCAACCTGGCTCCAGGTAACAAGGTGATCTGGGACGCCCCGCCTCTTCGGAAATATGACAGCGATATCGGGTTAGACCGGAAATCCTGGATGGACGCCAACCCCAAGTAG
- a CDS encoding UvrD-helicase domain-containing protein: MTEPASIPDQAAREAAATTFDRNVVVIAGAGTGKTTLLVNRLIYLLMRRTDPLDLSRIVALTFTNKAAAEMKLRLRERLRSLVNAEGRDNSVVGGGTVSIADLRLRYGWTTDEIVARADAALRDVEKAQIGTLHSFAAHLLRLYPIEAGVTPTFQTDEDGSRFEEHFTAEWELWLDRELGAAGSDHRRWRELLDTFGLDELRELAYRLHSDLIDLNGLAQQVAETGLNPELRDWFSSRKALAENLLARYERPKRRKIELMLAAVAELFALLLADGINGLRALSRETQELLAKDLGAAPTGWQEDDHAEVESLQRIATRLLKVDHALLQNLLAVLSPFVQSVRTSFLDSGWLTFDGLVGKARTLLRDHPAIREQLKRDYRALLVDEFQDTDPVQYEIVLYLAERLNTQAGSWRETELESGKLFIVGDPKQSIYAFRRADIEAFDHVVDRLERSGALRCELATNFRSHAQVLDLVNGVFNRLLVAQPSIQPPNVPLTVQPNRSSQFRNPGVELRLVASEDEDELDSAAATRVEAEQIAHLVSGLLRPAGDAGASRGTESGLRPGHVALLFRKLTQAEPYLEALRRHDISYIIDGEKHFYRRQEVIDLVNMLRCVGNPHDRVALVGLLRSAVGGLPDSALAELQERESLDYRETDRLTDWSSPHAEPLRRLYGVLARLHELAPRCPLPQVLDLIFTHLPVLELAAASLHGEQAVANLLKVRQMAADLADRPNLTLTGFVALMLDRLTEQPEEAESALSEDTLDAVRVFTIHKAKGLEFPLVILAGLHHGDGAGRGPARPIIWHDWSTGVQGLDLGDRCSLGAVLVAEKARTREQAERRRLFYVGMTRARERLVLSGALPRRRVRGALLELLEQAAGVELGLTDQQDISVGGVGLRQTILQGDDRPPARQRERPMVLEGVVTDRAFSDRWMQRDQKWQAQRTESLQVSPSDFLQKPAPAVEREAGQVRLVTRGKTLGTMVHRLLQYWDFTADVDAQVALIDHISLALDERDTATHDVVIGEVRDLLRTFAQSPAYERLRRATVIGREVPFLIPWNGGRQIMEGAIDLLYRIDGEIWIADYKTDMIPADQVAARVELYREQARLYRMAVEQALGESVAGFEFIFLRQGMTVTV, encoded by the coding sequence GTGACTGAACCGGCCTCGATTCCAGACCAGGCGGCACGAGAAGCAGCGGCTACCACGTTCGACCGGAATGTCGTGGTGATCGCCGGGGCGGGAACCGGGAAGACGACGCTGCTGGTGAATCGATTGATATATCTGCTCATGCGCCGGACCGATCCGCTGGACCTGTCGCGCATCGTGGCTCTCACCTTCACCAACAAAGCCGCCGCCGAGATGAAACTTCGTTTACGAGAGCGTCTTCGTTCCTTGGTGAATGCGGAAGGCCGTGACAATTCCGTGGTGGGCGGTGGCACGGTTTCAATCGCCGACCTACGCCTACGATATGGATGGACGACCGATGAAATCGTGGCTCGGGCCGATGCCGCACTTCGTGATGTGGAGAAAGCGCAGATCGGAACCTTGCATAGTTTTGCCGCGCATCTGTTGCGCCTGTACCCGATCGAAGCCGGGGTCACACCGACGTTTCAAACGGACGAGGATGGATCGCGCTTCGAGGAACATTTCACCGCTGAGTGGGAGTTGTGGCTGGATCGTGAGCTAGGCGCGGCGGGGAGTGATCACAGACGCTGGCGAGAACTCCTGGACACATTCGGTCTCGACGAACTGCGAGAGCTGGCCTACCGTCTGCACAGTGACTTGATCGATCTGAATGGGTTGGCGCAGCAGGTGGCCGAGACGGGCCTGAATCCGGAATTGCGTGACTGGTTCTCCAGTAGGAAGGCGCTAGCGGAAAATCTGCTCGCACGGTATGAACGCCCGAAGCGACGCAAGATCGAGCTAATGCTGGCGGCGGTTGCGGAACTCTTCGCACTCCTGCTTGCCGATGGGATCAACGGTCTGCGCGCTCTCTCACGTGAGACGCAGGAGTTGCTGGCCAAAGACCTCGGCGCCGCACCGACCGGATGGCAAGAGGATGATCATGCGGAAGTCGAGTCGTTGCAACGGATCGCCACGCGGTTGCTTAAGGTCGACCATGCACTCCTGCAGAATCTCCTGGCTGTGCTCTCGCCGTTCGTGCAGTCGGTGCGAACGTCGTTTCTGGATTCCGGCTGGCTCACCTTCGATGGTTTGGTCGGCAAGGCCCGGACGTTGCTGCGCGATCATCCTGCGATCCGCGAGCAGTTGAAGCGGGACTATCGCGCGTTGCTGGTCGACGAATTTCAGGATACGGACCCGGTGCAGTACGAGATCGTGCTGTACCTGGCCGAACGCCTCAACACGCAGGCCGGTTCATGGCGAGAGACGGAACTCGAATCGGGAAAACTGTTCATCGTCGGTGACCCGAAGCAGTCGATCTATGCGTTCCGTCGGGCTGATATCGAAGCGTTCGATCATGTGGTCGATCGCCTGGAACGCAGCGGGGCGTTACGCTGCGAGCTCGCCACAAATTTTCGCAGTCATGCGCAGGTGCTCGATCTGGTTAACGGCGTCTTCAACCGGCTTCTGGTCGCGCAGCCGTCCATTCAGCCGCCGAATGTCCCGCTCACGGTACAACCGAATCGATCCAGTCAGTTTCGCAATCCCGGTGTAGAACTCCGCTTGGTCGCGTCGGAGGACGAGGACGAGTTGGATTCGGCCGCAGCAACCCGGGTGGAGGCGGAACAGATTGCGCACTTGGTGTCAGGTTTGCTCCGTCCGGCCGGAGACGCGGGAGCGTCAAGGGGAACGGAAAGCGGGCTCCGCCCAGGGCATGTCGCGCTCCTGTTTCGAAAATTGACTCAGGCTGAGCCCTACCTGGAAGCCCTCCGCCGGCACGACATTTCGTACATCATCGACGGGGAAAAACATTTTTATCGGCGGCAGGAAGTGATCGATCTCGTGAACATGCTCCGGTGCGTCGGCAATCCCCACGATCGCGTCGCCCTGGTGGGGCTGCTTCGATCGGCAGTGGGTGGCCTGCCTGACTCCGCGTTGGCCGAGCTGCAGGAACGGGAGTCGCTGGATTACCGCGAAACCGATCGCCTGACAGACTGGAGCAGTCCGCATGCCGAGCCGCTCCGTCGGTTGTACGGCGTGCTGGCGCGGTTGCATGAGCTGGCGCCCCGTTGTCCGCTCCCTCAGGTGCTGGACCTCATTTTTACACACCTGCCGGTACTCGAACTGGCGGCGGCGTCCCTCCACGGCGAGCAGGCGGTGGCCAACCTGTTGAAGGTTCGCCAGATGGCGGCGGACCTGGCGGATCGCCCGAACCTGACGTTGACCGGATTTGTCGCGCTGATGCTGGATCGGCTCACGGAGCAACCGGAAGAAGCGGAGAGTGCGCTCTCGGAGGATACCCTGGATGCCGTTCGTGTGTTCACCATCCACAAGGCGAAAGGTTTGGAGTTTCCGCTGGTGATCCTCGCCGGGTTACATCATGGAGATGGTGCAGGCCGCGGTCCTGCGCGACCGATCATTTGGCATGATTGGTCGACCGGTGTGCAGGGGCTCGATCTGGGGGACCGGTGTAGCCTGGGCGCGGTACTGGTGGCTGAGAAGGCGCGTACGCGTGAACAGGCGGAACGGCGTCGGCTGTTTTATGTCGGGATGACGCGCGCGAGGGAGCGTCTGGTCTTATCCGGAGCTCTGCCGCGGCGGCGGGTGCGGGGGGCGTTGCTGGAATTGTTAGAACAGGCTGCCGGCGTGGAGCTCGGGCTAACCGATCAGCAGGACATTTCTGTCGGTGGTGTCGGCTTGCGTCAGACCATCCTCCAGGGAGATGATCGTCCGCCGGCGAGACAGCGCGAACGTCCGATGGTGTTGGAGGGCGTGGTCACTGACCGGGCATTTTCAGACCGCTGGATGCAGCGCGACCAAAAATGGCAGGCGCAGCGAACGGAGTCCTTGCAAGTCTCACCGTCCGACTTCCTGCAGAAACCCGCTCCGGCCGTCGAGCGAGAAGCAGGGCAGGTGAGGCTGGTGACGCGGGGAAAGACCCTGGGGACGATGGTCCACCGGCTGCTGCAATACTGGGATTTTACCGCTGATGTCGACGCGCAGGTAGCCTTGATCGACCACATTTCACTGGCGCTCGATGAACGGGATACGGCGACGCATGACGTGGTGATCGGGGAGGTGCGAGACTTGCTGCGAACCTTCGCCCAGTCTCCGGCCTACGAGCGATTGCGCCGGGCGACTGTGATCGGTCGTGAGGTGCCATTTCTCATTCCCTGGAACGGTGGTCGGCAAATCATGGAAGGGGCCATCGACCTGCTCTACCGCATCGATGGCGAGATCTGGATTGCCGATTATAAGACGGATATGATCCCGGCGGATCAGGTAGCGGCGAGGGTTGAGCTCTATCGAGAACAGGCACGGTTGTACCGGATGGCGGTGGAACAGGCGTTGGGTGAATCCGTCGCAGGTTTCGAATTCATTTTCCTGCGGCAAGGAATGACGGTCACGGTGTGA
- a CDS encoding PD-(D/E)XK nuclease family protein, whose amino-acid sequence MLRLVTGQFHPTLETQLVHDLRALKAGHPEAAVALVVPSDQLRRSLKQLLVVKQGLALLNVHILSFHQLALQLDRERRTAARGAGAERRIELVTDMFFERLLQHLAQRNVPQTGVLRLPQLPSGAWPALWASLRDLKDATVDSALALRAVEEGQFPPEDSEKLRGLLTLYAALREGSAALGVGSPDDLTALVTDCVSTSPFLRGLAGLWYYGSYDLTQTQLTLLEALSVSLPLTVYFPLGEQPAYGFARQFLERHLYPIAGGPGERSRMTTGDSAPDSQKVNVSVEVRNAAGLDDELTLVCKQILSLVETNGYAFGEIGVVGRTLVPYQASLRRIFDQHRIPFVSSATVPLLQEPSVKTLLHLARLKENGLHRPAMLEVLTSPWNRRLTTGTHEVEPRPDLWRVAVETLGITRGEEEWTRLAHLGRLDSWATDGEDSVAEELEAFSIDGVQLRLLWDCLAPLIEDLKHLPDRGGYGALTDAFCALADTHLTVPLGLTVPFGLSTSIDATAQGDDAQDVPEALSRVFAELHALDRLGADITWDEWTDTFAEIVSRTTCALAPPSHQGVQVLDAMAARGLGFRALFLIGMNEKLFPRYIHEDGFLRDRHRLVLSETLGYKIDQKLQGYGEEALLFELLRASAKERLYLSYQRADAAGRPLVPSSYLDAVGVVPHPSDTTSLLALPRRWSDRVDLPLFTPQLQTREELTVSTVLQGCDVTALLEAVGRDGLLFSHGLGAQGVIESGHPALSAYDGMLEHSGAHWKAVTERGFSPTALESYARCPFQYFSRQVLNLESVRQTPSMELTPPAMGQLCHGALRLCYLALIQLGWPVTVLSSSAITEEVARAVAQTFDAYARTHGTGYALTWQLAQESVRRLIEATIILDRDAALASGFHPAEFELDAIGSVPDGSQGEEIPLRGRWDRVDRHPQSGALRVIDYKYRANDRVEAKDRNLLQAALRAQRLQPALYSLMAAVGSPDGQQGVLPEAVEFLYLLPHADPAVERVAFAASAWQGPSGPILSRTMQVLLDGIRAGQYFIAPDAHCTHCDFSTACRRTHQPSWWRASRSSPSRTLRDVRSQKVARD is encoded by the coding sequence ATGCTCCGCCTCGTCACCGGCCAGTTCCATCCCACACTCGAAACGCAACTCGTTCACGATCTTCGTGCTCTCAAGGCCGGCCATCCCGAGGCCGCCGTCGCGCTTGTCGTGCCCTCGGATCAGTTGCGTCGTTCGCTTAAGCAGCTGCTGGTCGTGAAGCAGGGGCTCGCGCTGCTGAATGTCCACATTCTCTCGTTTCATCAACTTGCCCTGCAGTTGGATCGCGAGCGTCGCACTGCTGCGAGGGGAGCCGGCGCAGAACGACGGATCGAACTCGTCACCGACATGTTTTTCGAGCGCCTGCTGCAGCATCTCGCGCAGCGCAACGTACCACAGACCGGGGTACTTCGTTTGCCGCAGTTGCCGTCCGGCGCCTGGCCGGCTTTGTGGGCCAGTCTGCGAGACCTCAAGGATGCCACGGTGGATTCTGCCCTGGCGTTACGCGCGGTGGAGGAAGGGCAGTTCCCGCCGGAAGACAGTGAGAAGCTCAGAGGCTTGTTGACGTTATATGCGGCGCTACGGGAAGGCAGTGCGGCGTTGGGGGTGGGATCTCCGGATGACTTGACCGCGCTCGTGACCGACTGTGTGTCCACTTCTCCCTTTCTCCGTGGCCTCGCCGGTCTCTGGTACTACGGGTCGTACGATCTGACGCAAACTCAGCTGACTCTTCTGGAAGCGTTGAGTGTCTCCCTGCCGCTCACGGTCTACTTCCCGCTCGGCGAACAACCGGCCTACGGTTTTGCGCGACAGTTTCTAGAGCGACACCTCTATCCGATTGCCGGAGGTCCAGGCGAACGGTCGCGTATGACAACCGGTGACTCTGCTCCCGATTCTCAGAAAGTAAATGTATCGGTTGAAGTGCGGAATGCCGCCGGTCTCGACGATGAATTGACGCTGGTCTGCAAGCAGATTCTTTCGCTGGTAGAGACCAATGGGTATGCCTTCGGTGAGATTGGGGTGGTGGGTCGTACCCTCGTGCCATACCAGGCATCCCTGCGACGCATCTTCGACCAGCATCGCATTCCATTTGTCTCCAGTGCGACGGTGCCGCTGTTACAGGAACCATCCGTGAAGACGCTGCTTCACCTGGCGCGACTGAAGGAAAACGGCTTGCATCGACCGGCCATGTTGGAAGTGCTGACCTCCCCATGGAATCGCCGCCTCACGACGGGTACGCACGAGGTTGAGCCCCGTCCCGACCTCTGGCGCGTGGCAGTGGAGACGCTCGGAATTACTCGTGGGGAAGAGGAATGGACACGCCTGGCGCACCTGGGCCGTCTGGACTCCTGGGCGACCGACGGCGAGGACAGCGTTGCGGAAGAACTCGAGGCGTTCTCGATCGACGGGGTGCAACTGCGCCTGCTGTGGGACTGCCTCGCGCCATTGATCGAGGATCTGAAGCACCTTCCGGATCGGGGCGGATATGGCGCCCTGACCGACGCCTTCTGCGCTCTCGCCGACACCCATCTGACCGTTCCTCTCGGGCTGACCGTTCCCTTCGGGTTATCCACCTCCATCGACGCGACGGCACAGGGGGATGATGCCCAGGACGTGCCTGAGGCGTTGTCCAGAGTCTTCGCCGAGTTGCACGCACTCGACCGGCTCGGCGCCGATATCACCTGGGACGAATGGACAGACACGTTCGCGGAGATCGTCTCGCGAACGACCTGCGCCCTGGCCCCCCCTTCGCACCAGGGCGTACAGGTGCTGGATGCGATGGCAGCCCGCGGGCTTGGATTTCGGGCCCTCTTCCTGATCGGAATGAATGAAAAACTGTTTCCCCGGTACATCCATGAGGATGGATTTCTCCGTGATCGGCATCGACTGGTCCTGAGCGAAACCCTGGGCTACAAGATCGACCAGAAGCTGCAGGGGTATGGAGAGGAGGCACTGCTGTTCGAGCTGTTGCGAGCGTCGGCCAAGGAACGATTGTATCTCTCCTATCAACGGGCGGATGCCGCCGGTCGCCCGCTGGTGCCGTCCAGTTATCTGGATGCGGTCGGGGTGGTGCCGCACCCATCGGATACGACATCTCTCCTCGCCCTTCCGCGTCGATGGTCGGACCGTGTCGATCTTCCGCTCTTCACGCCGCAGCTGCAGACGAGGGAAGAGCTCACCGTGAGTACGGTACTGCAGGGTTGCGATGTGACTGCGCTCTTGGAGGCAGTCGGGCGTGACGGATTGTTATTTTCCCACGGGCTGGGAGCGCAAGGCGTCATCGAAAGCGGGCATCCGGCCCTGAGCGCGTACGACGGGATGCTCGAGCATTCAGGCGCCCATTGGAAGGCGGTCACTGAACGCGGGTTCTCACCGACGGCGCTGGAATCCTATGCCCGCTGCCCCTTTCAATATTTTTCCAGGCAGGTGCTCAACCTTGAATCGGTGCGTCAGACTCCTTCTATGGAACTGACCCCTCCGGCAATGGGGCAGCTCTGTCATGGCGCGTTGCGACTTTGTTATCTGGCGCTGATCCAACTGGGCTGGCCGGTTACGGTACTGTCCTCCTCTGCCATCACTGAGGAGGTCGCTCGGGCCGTCGCGCAGACCTTTGACGCGTACGCCAGGACACATGGAACCGGCTACGCCCTGACCTGGCAGTTGGCACAGGAATCGGTCCGGCGGTTGATCGAAGCGACAATCATTCTCGATCGTGACGCGGCGTTGGCCTCGGGATTCCATCCCGCTGAATTCGAACTGGATGCCATAGGGAGTGTGCCGGATGGATCGCAAGGCGAGGAGATTCCACTGCGTGGACGATGGGACCGGGTGGATCGGCATCCGCAGTCTGGCGCGCTGAGGGTTATCGATTATAAGTATCGAGCGAACGATCGCGTGGAGGCCAAGGATCGCAATCTCCTGCAAGCGGCCCTGCGCGCGCAACGACTGCAGCCTGCGCTGTACTCGTTGATGGCGGCTGTCGGCTCGCCAGACGGTCAGCAGGGAGTATTGCCTGAAGCGGTCGAGTTTCTCTATTTGCTCCCGCATGCCGATCCTGCGGTTGAGCGTGTGGCCTTTGCCGCGTCAGCCTGGCAGGGGCCGTCCGGTCCGATATTGAGCAGGACGATGCAGGTGCTGCTCGACGGCATACGCGCCGGGCAATATTTCATCGCCCCGGATGCCCACTGTACCCATTGTGACTTTTCGACCGCGTGTCGCCGAACCCATCAGCCGAGCTGGTGGCGGGCTTCTCGGTCCTCACCGTCCAGGACATTGCGGGATGTGCGATCGCAGAAGGTGGCGCGTGACTGA
- a CDS encoding thioredoxin family protein, whose product MPNITLLHSPTCGACPSAKRLWKELRVKYSFSYREVDITTPDGQELANRHSVRAVPATIIDGRLTFVGVPPRQSAEKALQLKMKPQGA is encoded by the coding sequence ATGCCGAACATTACCTTATTGCACTCACCGACTTGCGGAGCCTGTCCATCAGCGAAACGCCTGTGGAAGGAACTCAGGGTAAAGTATAGCTTTAGCTATCGCGAGGTCGATATCACGACCCCGGATGGTCAGGAATTGGCGAATCGGCATTCGGTCCGGGCCGTGCCCGCGACGATTATCGATGGCCGGCTGACCTTCGTGGGTGTGCCGCCTCGTCAAAGCGCTGAAAAGGCGTTGCAGCTGAAGATGAAACCGCAGGGCGCGTGA
- the pgm gene encoding phosphoglucomutase (alpha-D-glucose-1,6-bisphosphate-dependent) — MALHPRAGQPAQPEQLINLEKVEQAYYGEVPDPFDPQQQVSFGTSGHRGSSLRRTFNEAHILAITQAICEYRAQAGTTGPLFIGKDTHALSAPAQRSALEVLAANGVQIRMDQTDAYTPTPVISHAIVTTNLGRTSGLADGIVITPSHNPPEDGGFKYNPPHGGPADTEVTKAIETRANALLATKLHGVKRVPYEQALKAASTARHDFMGHYLADLINVVDLERIKAAKLRLGVDPLGGAAVAYWRPLAERYGLDLHIVNESVDPTFRFMTLDWDGKIRMDCSSPYAMASLITLKDRFDLAFGNDTDTDRHGIVTPGAGLMNPNHYLAAAISYLFTHRPGWKAGAGIGKTVVSSSIIDRVAGSLQRQLVEVPVGFKWFVQGLRDGSLGFGGEESAGAAFLRRDGTTWVTDKDGIIMDLLAAEMLAVTGKNPAQLYADLTAHLGEPVYERIDAPATRTQKAALQKFSPQQVQSRELAGELITSMLTDAPGNKASIGGLKVTTANGWFAARPSGTEDVYKLYAESFNGQAHLKRIQEDAQALIKQVFSNAGA, encoded by the coding sequence ATGGCTCTCCATCCTCGTGCCGGTCAACCGGCACAGCCGGAACAATTGATCAATCTCGAAAAAGTCGAACAGGCCTACTACGGGGAAGTGCCGGACCCGTTCGATCCGCAACAGCAGGTGAGTTTCGGCACCAGCGGACATCGTGGCTCCTCTCTCCGCCGTACCTTCAATGAAGCCCACATTCTCGCGATCACCCAGGCCATCTGCGAATACCGGGCTCAGGCCGGAACCACCGGTCCTCTGTTCATCGGCAAGGATACTCACGCGCTCTCCGCACCGGCTCAACGCAGCGCGCTGGAGGTGTTGGCCGCAAACGGCGTTCAGATCCGCATGGATCAGACCGATGCCTATACCCCCACGCCGGTCATTTCACACGCCATTGTCACCACCAATCTAGGCCGGACCTCGGGCCTGGCCGATGGCATCGTCATCACCCCTTCGCACAATCCACCCGAGGACGGCGGCTTCAAATACAATCCGCCACACGGCGGCCCGGCCGATACGGAGGTCACGAAAGCGATCGAGACTCGCGCCAATGCCTTATTGGCAACAAAGTTACATGGCGTAAAACGTGTCCCCTATGAACAGGCGCTGAAGGCGGCGTCTACCGCGCGGCATGATTTTATGGGCCACTATCTCGCGGACCTCATCAACGTCGTCGATCTCGAACGCATCAAAGCAGCAAAGTTGCGCTTGGGCGTGGATCCATTGGGCGGTGCGGCGGTGGCCTACTGGCGTCCCCTAGCCGAACGGTATGGATTGGATCTGCACATCGTTAACGAGTCCGTTGATCCGACCTTTCGGTTCATGACTCTGGATTGGGACGGCAAGATCCGGATGGACTGTTCGTCCCCTTACGCCATGGCCTCGCTGATCACACTGAAAGACCGCTTCGATCTGGCATTCGGCAACGATACGGACACGGATCGCCACGGCATCGTGACGCCGGGCGCCGGCCTGATGAACCCCAATCACTACCTTGCCGCCGCAATCTCATATTTATTTACCCATCGCCCGGGATGGAAGGCCGGTGCAGGAATCGGCAAGACCGTTGTCAGCAGCAGCATCATCGACCGGGTAGCGGGCAGTCTGCAGCGTCAATTGGTGGAGGTCCCGGTCGGCTTCAAGTGGTTTGTCCAAGGCCTTCGCGACGGGTCGTTAGGGTTCGGCGGAGAAGAAAGTGCGGGCGCAGCATTTCTCCGTCGTGACGGCACCACGTGGGTCACCGACAAGGACGGCATCATCATGGATCTCCTTGCGGCGGAAATGCTCGCGGTCACCGGAAAAAATCCGGCACAACTCTACGCGGATTTGACAGCCCATCTCGGCGAGCCGGTGTACGAACGGATCGATGCACCGGCCACCAGAACCCAGAAAGCGGCGCTCCAGAAATTCTCCCCACAGCAAGTGCAGAGTCGGGAGCTGGCGGGAGAACTGATTACGTCCATGCTGACGGACGCGCCGGGCAACAAGGCCTCGATCGGAGGGTTGAAAGTGACGACGGCCAACGGCTGGTTCGCCGCGCGTCCCAGCGGAACCGAAGACGTCTATAAACTCTATGCGGAAAGTTTCAACGGCCAGGCCCATCTCAAACGAATTCAGGAGGATGCGCAAGCATTGATCAAGCAGGTCTTCTCCAACGCCGGAGCCTAA
- a CDS encoding CHAP domain-containing protein, with translation MPRLSHTLRTVLVCAALSGCAAPASQGLRQAVTPLPDCCRTIQAGPRTQAIVQTAVNLVGAKTIESQGRRIAYDCAGVTRAIYLANGIDLFEGGAGDGKVNGVGLIYNHLRKHGQLHRGPVVQAGDLVFFDNTWDYNGDGLVNDPLTHVGVVETVERNGTIVFISRVSGAIERYRMNVAYPHIHRTADGRLLNDYMRRKHWRDGERTPYLTGELFAAFGTRVVESASSPDRR, from the coding sequence ATGCCCAGACTATCTCACACGCTGCGCACCGTGCTGGTCTGCGCCGCCCTGAGCGGCTGCGCCGCACCGGCCTCTCAGGGGCTCCGTCAGGCGGTCACCCCGCTTCCAGACTGCTGCCGCACAATCCAGGCCGGCCCGCGCACACAGGCGATCGTACAAACAGCCGTCAACCTGGTCGGCGCGAAAACAATCGAGAGCCAGGGGCGTCGTATCGCCTATGATTGCGCCGGCGTGACCCGCGCCATCTACCTCGCCAACGGCATCGACCTCTTTGAAGGAGGGGCCGGCGACGGGAAGGTCAACGGCGTGGGGTTGATCTACAATCACCTGCGGAAACATGGACAGCTTCATCGCGGTCCAGTCGTGCAAGCCGGCGATCTGGTGTTCTTCGACAATACCTGGGACTATAACGGGGACGGCCTCGTCAACGATCCCTTGACCCATGTGGGAGTCGTGGAGACGGTGGAGCGCAACGGCACGATCGTCTTTATCAGTCGGGTGTCCGGAGCGATTGAACGCTACCGGATGAATGTGGCCTACCCGCATATCCACCGCACCGCCGACGGCCGCCTGCTCAACGATTACATGCGCCGGAAACACTGGCGGGATGGGGAACGGACGCCCTACCTGACGGGAGAGTTATTTGCCGCCTTCGGCACGAGGGTGGTAGAGTCAGCCTCATCACCAGACAGAAGGTAA
- a CDS encoding DNA topoisomerase IV subunit A translates to MAQAKTKKTGAVGKKLVGMADVVIAAAQRAKDPTFEIPIRALSNVSFNPRRGLIEMGEKKQTRSFFNVGMAKKFMQTMLVADALAELQQADLTTSLREIYYRTKHTIQDSHENTFDTQDESDPIIEDLEVSLVALREELHVRAENSGSIVGPVVFGDDGDRVDCAKLGKGGYSVPSIVEPEYLEIRRCTADFLLLVEKGTQWNRLSEDKFWRRYNCVLLTGNGQPPRGVRRLARRLHEEYKLPVYVLVDNDPWGYYIYSVVKQGSINLAFESQRMAIPKAKFIGLSSADPERYELPRNVGIKLNEKDITRAKELLNYQWFQKPAWQQEIKRMLTSGLKYELDALANKDFQYLTKKYLPRKLKEKDWLD, encoded by the coding sequence ATGGCACAGGCAAAGACGAAGAAGACCGGGGCTGTGGGGAAAAAGCTCGTCGGGATGGCCGATGTGGTCATCGCGGCCGCGCAACGGGCCAAAGACCCGACGTTTGAGATTCCGATTCGCGCCTTGTCGAACGTGTCGTTCAATCCCCGCAGGGGGCTGATCGAGATGGGCGAGAAGAAACAGACCCGGTCGTTTTTTAATGTCGGGATGGCGAAGAAATTCATGCAGACGATGTTGGTGGCCGATGCGCTGGCGGAGTTGCAGCAAGCCGATCTGACCACCTCGCTCAGGGAAATTTATTATCGGACAAAACATACGATTCAAGACTCCCATGAAAATACCTTCGATACGCAGGACGAGTCCGACCCGATCATCGAGGATCTGGAAGTCTCGTTGGTGGCGCTTCGAGAGGAACTCCATGTGCGGGCGGAAAATAGCGGCAGCATCGTCGGGCCAGTGGTCTTCGGCGATGACGGCGATAGGGTGGATTGTGCCAAGCTGGGCAAGGGCGGGTATTCTGTCCCCTCGATCGTTGAACCGGAATATTTGGAGATCCGCCGCTGCACCGCCGATTTTCTCCTGCTGGTCGAGAAAGGTACGCAGTGGAACCGGTTGTCGGAAGATAAGTTCTGGCGGCGATACAACTGCGTGTTGTTGACGGGGAACGGGCAACCGCCACGAGGGGTGCGACGGCTGGCACGCCGCCTCCACGAGGAGTACAAGTTGCCGGTGTATGTGCTGGTCGACAACGATCCCTGGGGGTATTATATTTATTCGGTGGTGAAGCAGGGCTCGATCAACCTTGCGTTTGAGAGCCAGCGTATGGCGATTCCCAAAGCAAAGTTTATCGGACTCTCCAGCGCCGATCCGGAGCGGTATGAGTTGCCGCGTAATGTGGGCATCAAGCTGAATGAGAAAGACATTACTCGGGCGAAAGAACTGCTGAACTATCAATGGTTCCAGAAGCCGGCCTGGCAGCAGGAAATTAAACGGATGCTTACCAGCGGGTTAAAATACGAACTGGACGCACTCGCGAACAAAGACTTTCAATATCTGACCAAGAAGTACCTGCCGAGGAAGCTGAAGGAAAAAGACTGGTTGGATTAG